In one window of Nocardioides panacisoli DNA:
- a CDS encoding cory-CC-star protein: MTRGAGLRARWRAFSEGLAEFYAGPYRRTFARAKREEDDLFTLVVLAEALGVPDPSAYHSAELVPALYPEFHAWHRRIGLDRSPLEHVGCC; the protein is encoded by the coding sequence GTGACCCGGGGCGCCGGACTGCGGGCCCGGTGGCGGGCCTTCAGCGAGGGGCTGGCGGAGTTCTACGCCGGCCCCTACCGGCGCACCTTCGCCCGCGCGAAGCGGGAGGAGGACGACCTGTTCACCCTCGTGGTGCTCGCCGAGGCGCTCGGCGTGCCCGACCCGTCGGCGTACCACTCCGCGGAGCTGGTGCCTGCGCTCTACCCGGAGTTCCACGCCTGGCACCGGCGCATCGGGCTGGACCGGTCACCGCTGGAGCACGTCGGGTGCTGCTGA